TTTGCGTTATTTAGATGGAAGCCCAAAAACTCTGATACTGAATACGGTATAGGATGGCTGCCGCTTGGCGGATACTGCAAAATTGCGGGAATGATAGATGAATCCATGGATAAAGACCAGCTGAAAAGCGAGCCTAAGCCGTGGGAGTTCCGCGCGCATCCGGCATGGCAGAGATTCTGGGTTTTGTTTGGAGGCGTCTTCTTTAATTTCCTTTTGGCGATTTTAATTTACGCCGGAATACTTTTTACTTGGGGAGAGGAATACATTAAGACAAAGGACGTTACAACCGGAGTAGCTGTAAATGACCTGGGAAGGGAAATGGGGTTCCGCAACGGAGATAAAATTGTAGCTTTTGATGGGGTCCCGACAGATAATTTTGCAAATCTGCGCGCAGATTTGATTCACCGCCAGGCAACAGAAGCAACCGTTGTAAGAGGAGATAAAAAAGTCACAGTCAATATAGACCCCGATTATATTCCGGCAATTCTGAATTCGCCTGATTTATTTGAATATGGGATTCCGTTTATTGTTGGAAACATACCTGACACATCTCAAAATATTCATAGCGGGCTTAAGGTCGGAGACATGATTATTGCAGTAGATAGTGCTAAAACTCAGATGTTTACAGATGTAAAAGAATATCTGGAAAAGCACAAGGGAGATACTGTAAAAGCCACTGTTGTAAGAAATATTGCTGAAGCAAAGAATACGATTGTGCCTGCGGAAACGCTTCAAATTCCGCTTGCTGTAAACAAGAGAGGTGCCATTTGCGTTAATCTTGGCGGGGATGTAACTAAGTATTACAAGGTTACAAAGAAGACATATTCTCTGGTCAGCTCCGTTCCCGCCGCATTCAGCAAAGCAAGCACAGGCATCAGCAATTACTGGAAAGAGCTTAAGCTGATTTTTACTCCAAAGACAGAAGCATATAAATCTGTCGGGAGCTTTATAGCTATAGGTCAGATATTTCCAGGGTACTGGGACTGGCATGCCTTCTGGAGCATTACCGCATTTTTGTCAATTATGCTTGCCGTACTTAACATTTTGCCTATCCCCGCGCTTGATGGCGGACACATATTATTTACTTTCTATGAGATAGTTACGGGGCGCAAGCCAAGCGATAAGTTCTTAATGGCGGCACAAGTTGTGGGAATGGTGCTGCTGATTGCATTGATGGTCTTGGCGTTCGGCAATGACATTGCCAGGCTGTTCAGATAAATAAATTTACAATTTGGTGACATAAATGTCTCCATATAATTTTTAAATTTGGAAAAATTAAAAAACTCTGTTTATGAACAAGGTTAAACTTATAATAATGACTATTGCAGCCGCTATTATTTGCAGCTGCGGGGACAATGGGATGCACCTGAAAAAGACCATCACCGGAAAGGCAGGAGAGATTGTAGTTGTAGTTGATAAGGCAAACTGGGAGGCTGAACCGGGCACCGCTGTAAGAAATTTGCTTGCCGCAGATTATCCTATGCTTCCGCAGAAAGAGCCTTCATTTAACCTTGTAAACATCCAAAAATCTTCATTTACAGACCTTTTCCAAAGTCACAGAAACATTATCATCTTGGATATTAATTCCGGACTTAAAGAGAATCAGATACAGTTGAGGAATGATATATGGGCAACTCCGCAAATTGTAATTTATGTGCACGCACGTTCTAGCGTTGAATGCGCTGATTTGATAAATAAAAATGCAGAGTTAATTTACAATGCCATAGACCAGGCGGAAAGAGACAGAATTATCAGGAACTCAAAGAGATATGAGGAGACAAGCATAAGAAAGGCGGTAGCTGAAAAGTTTGGAGGTTCACCCTATTTTCCTAACGGATATTCTATTAAAAAAGCCACTGATAATTTCATGTGGATTTCCTATGAAACCACATACATCAATCAATATTTCTTAATCTATAAGCTGCCGTTTGACGGGAAGGCATTTCCTAGTCTTGATAGCCTGATGAGCAAAGAGAACCTGGTACTTAAGAAAAATGTGCCGGGGCCTCAGGATAACAGCTATATGATTATTGCACCTGAAAAAACACCGGTTCTTAACTGGTATAAATACAAGAATGAAAGCTTTGCGGAGATGAGAGGATTGTGGGAAGTAGAGAATGACTTTATGGGAGGTCCGTTTGTAGAGCATATCTTCTACACAAAGGACGGAAAGAATTTGCTTGTAGTAATGGGCTTTGTATACGCACCGCGCTACAACAAAAGAAATTATCTGCGTCAGGTAGAGGCAATTATTTACTCCTTTGACTGGCAGGAAAATTTCCAGAATAAATAAATTCTTTTTACCTTTGCCGCCCTTATGGTCAGTTCGTCTAATGGTTAGGACACAAGATTTTCATTCTTGCAATACGAGTTCGATTCTCGTACTGACTACTGTAAGATATTAAAAAAGACAATATTATGGCAAATCACGCATCTGCAGACAAGCGCACAAGACAAGATGTTAAGCGCAATGAGCATAATCATTATTATGCAAAAACAACCCGCAACGCCATCAAGGCTTTAAGGGACACAACTGATAAGAAAGCTGCTGAAGAACAGCTTCCTAAGGTAAACGCAATGCTAGACAAACTGGCAAAGACAAATATTATCCACAAGAATAAGGCTTCTAACCTTAAGAGCGGACTTGCAAAGCACGTTAGCGGCTTAGGCAAAGAGGCTCCTAAAGAGGCCCCTGCAAAAAAGGCTCCTGCTAAAAAAGTTGCAGAGAAAAAGGCCGCAGAGAAGAAACCTGCTGAGAAATAAGGTATAAAAATAAATTTGCTCTGTTGAGCGAAAATATTTCTTATTCCGGATTTTTATAGAGGATAAATTTACCCTTTTGTAGTCTGATTTTTAGAAACTTCCCAATCTTTGGGAAGTTTTTTTTATTCACGGAAAACAACTTTAAAAATCAGAGTTATGACAGAAAATCTAACAATTACAAAATGGGATGAGAGCGAGAGGCCAAGAGAAAAATTTCTGGCAAAGGGCGGAGAAAATCTTAGCATTGCGGAGTTAATCGCGATAGTTATAAGGTCTGGGAGCAGAAGTGAAAATGCAGTAGACCTTGCAAGGAAAATCTTAAACGCTGCAGATAATAATCTTAACGTACTGCGCAAGTTCACTTTTGAAGACTACAGAAAATTTGGAGGAATGGGACAAGGTAAGGCCCTGGCTATGATGGCTTTATTTGAAATTGCAAAGAGGATGGCAGTAGAGCAGGCGCCACCTATCACCCAAATCTATTCATCTGAGAGCGCGGCAAAATTAATGAGCCCGCTGCTAAAAGATCTCAACCATGAAGAGTGCTGGATATTATATCTTAATCGCGGCAACAGAATGATTGCCAAGGAGAAACTTACAAGCGGGGGAGTAAGTTCCACTGTGCTGGATGTGAAAATGATTATTAAAAATGCCATGGCAAAACTCTCAAATTCCATCATCCTTGTACACAACCATCCTAGCGGCAGCAAAATGCCGGGAGACCAAGACAAGCTTCAGACAAGAAGGCTTAAAACAGCGGCTGAAATGTGCGACATTTCCCTTTTAGACCATATTATTATTGCTGGAGACCAATATTACTCATTCGCAGACGATGGCTGCATTTGAATGGTTAAAAAAATAGTTAACTTTACACCGCGTTAAAGTGATTTCAACCTTACTATAACTTAATACCTATCCGCTATGAAAATTGTCAATCTAGGAGAAGAGAACACCATTGTTAATCAGTATTTATCAGAAATCAGAGACAAGGTTGCTCAGAAAAACAGGATGCAATTCCGCAATAATCTTGAGAGAATTGGAGAGTGCGTTGCCTATGAGATTGGCAAAACATTACAGTACAAAGAGAAGGATATTACAACGCCTCTTGGAATTGCGCAGTGCAAGGTTCTTGATAGTCAGCTTGTTGTAGCATCAATAATGAGAGCGGGGCTTCCGCTTCATAACGGAATATTAAAAGTTTTGGATACTGCCGATAATGCATTTATTGCCGCCTTCCGCAAATATGGAAAAGACAACAAATTCTCTATTCATGCAGACTATACCAGTTGCCCGCCTATGGAGGGAAAGACTTTAATTCTTGCAGATTGCATGCTGGCCACAGGTTCTTCCATAATGTTAGCTTATAATCAGTTATGTGAGAATGGAGAGCCGGAGTACACACATATAGTAACAGTCGTAGCAAGCAAGGCCGCAGTTGCAAACTTATCCAAGCAGCTGCCTCATAAAAAAGTTACGCTTTGGGTAGGAGCTGTAGATGAAGAACTTACAAACAAGGCATACATAATCCCGGGCCTTGGTGACGCCGGGGATTTAGCATACGGAGAGAAAAAAGAGATTATTTAAGGGGGCAAAAAGTTTTAAAAAACCTTTTTGCCATTTAACCATGTGCCTGTGACTTTTGTTGCAGGCACTTGTTTTTCAGGTACTTTCATAAAGTCTTTATCCGTCGTAACAAAGTCCGCCTCTTTGCCCGGCACAATGCTCCCCTTTATCTTATCTTCAAAAGTAGACTTTGCACCCCAAATTGTCATGGAGCTAAGCGCCTCCTCTTTGGTCAGTGCATTTTCCATTTGGAATCCTCCCTCCGGCCTGAAATCCAAGTTCTTGCGGTAAACGGCCGCAAAGAAAGTATAAATAGGATTTACGCTCTCTATAGGAAAATCTGTTCCGGCAGGAATCCAGCCCAGCTGATTAAGAAGATCCTGATATCTGTACCCCTCTCTAATCCTCTCTCCCAATCTCTCTTTTGCCCACATCATATCTGATGTACAATGAGTTGGCTGAACAGACGGGATTATTGAATACTCTTTGAATTTGTTAATATCCTTATCATCAATAATTTGCGCATGCTCAATTCTCCAGCCAAGATTATTCTTCCCCTTAAGAATACTTGCATAAACATCCAGCGCCTGTCTATTTGCCTTATCTCCAATGCAATGCGTTGCAACACGGAATCCGTGCTCATGGCACCAATTACAATACTTAATGTAATCTGCTAAAGGATAATACTCTAGCCCGCTATTTGCCGGGTCATCACTATAAGGAGCAAGCAGCAATGCACCTCTGGAACCAAGCGCACCGTCTCTGTAAAGTTTAAAGGTCCCGACAGTTAAGTTCTTGTGTTTGAAAGGCTTTGTGATGTTCTTAAAGTTCTCTTCAGTTGGAAGAGGCCATGCATCAATTTTTAGGGTAAGCTGTTTTTTCTTAACAAGAGAATCCATAAGCATAATTGTAGGATACTCATCCTCAGCATCGCACACAGAGGTAAGACCATTCTTAAAGCACTCTGCCTGAGCGTTTAACATAATCTCCTCCAAATCTTTGCGGGAATATTTTGCCACCTTGTCTTTGAATTCAACACACAAATTCTCCATAAAAATTCCGGTAAACTTTCCGTTTACTATCTGCGCCTCTTTAAGATTTAAATTAGCATCATCGGGTTTTAGTCCCAGCTCGTCTATGGCCGCTTGGTTTGCCACAACTGCGTGGAAATCAATACGTGACAGCACAACAGGAATTTTGGGAAAAGCTGCATTCAGCTTCTCATTCGTAGGAAATTTTTTACCCGGCCACAGCCCCTGGTCCCATCCGCTTCCAATAATAAATTTTCTGTCGGGATGCTGAGCATAAAATTCCTGCAATCTCCCAATCACCTCATCAAAAGATTTTGAACCGCGCAAATCACAGTACCACAAATCTTTGCCCATTTCAAACAAATGGCAGTGCGCGTCATTAAAACCGGGATAAACAGCACCGCCCTTAAAATCAATCATGTGCCTGGATTTATAAGCGCCAAGTATGGACTTATTGTCCCCGACAGCTAAGAATTTTCCGTCATCTACTGCAAAGGCCTCAGCCTTGTCAAAAGATGAATCAACGGTATAAATGGTTCCGTTATAGCCAATTAAATCAACAGATTGTTTCATACTGCAAGAATATAATAGAAAGAATGTAAGCGCGGCAGCTGCAAAAACCCCGACGCTTCTAAAATTAATAGGGAATCTCATTTGTAATAATTGCTTTATAACTCCTTGCGCAGACGTGCAATAGGAATGTCCAATTGTTCACGGTATTTTGCCACCGTTCTTCTTGCAACAAGATATCCTTTGGACTTTAGAACTTCTACAAGCTCTTCATCTGTAAGAGGTTTTGTTTTATTTTCAGATTCAACGCTTTGCTGAAGTATTTTTTTAATCTCTCTTGTAGAAACTTCCTCTCCGCTCTCCGTCATTAAACCTTCTGAGAAGAAATACTTAAGAGGTATTATTCCAAAAGATGTCTGAATATATTTGCAATTTACCACTCTGGAAATTGTAGAGATATCCAATCCCGTTTTCTCCGCTATATTCTTAAGAACCATTGGTTTAAGCTTGGTCTCATCTCCATCCGCAAAATAATCCTTCTGGAACTCAACTATAGCATTCATCGTATTTTGCAAAGTATTTTGTCTCTGCTTTATGGCCTCTATAAACCACTTTGCGCTATCTAATTTTTGTTTTACAAAACTTGCAGCCTCTTTCCCCTCTCTGTTGCTTCTATCGGCAGCTTTTGAAAGCAAGTCTGCATAACGTTTATTCACACGCAGTTCCGGCACATTAAACTTGGGCAGGGTAACGGATAATTTCCCGTCATTGTTTTCTAAAACAAAATCTGGAACAACTTGCTGAGCCTGCTCAACATAAGAATCATCTATCTGGCCGCCGGGACGCGGATTAAGTTTAACTATCTCGCCAATAGCGTCTTTCAAATCATCCTGCGTTATCCCCATCTTAGAGATAATCTTTGGATAATGCTTCTTTGTAAACTCTTCAAAAAAATCTTTGAGAATGGTCTGAGCATTTTCAACCGCCGGAGTTCTCTCCTCTCTTGCCTGAATTTGCAAAAGCAAACACTCTCTTAAATCTCTAGCTCCAACACCCACAGGGTCAAACTCTTGTATAGTTCCGGTTAAAATTTTTTCAATCTCCGCAGGAGTAGTTTCTATATTAAGACGCAAAGCGATATCGTCTGACAAAGCATCAGGAGTCCTGCGCAAATACCCGTCATCATCCAGCATGCCGATAATAAAGACGGCAATCTGTCTCTGCCTCTCATCCATGTGCCTGTATCCAAGCTGCTGAACCAAAGATTGTTGGAAACTCTCTTTAACAGAAAAAGTATTGTATTGCGGCTTCTCATCTTTGCCGCGGTTATTC
The window above is part of the Bacteroidales bacterium genome. Proteins encoded here:
- the rseP gene encoding RIP metalloprotease RseP, whose protein sequence is MVIFLKVIQVILSLSLLVLIHEFGHFIFARIFKIRVDKFYLFFDAGFALFRWKPKNSDTEYGIGWLPLGGYCKIAGMIDESMDKDQLKSEPKPWEFRAHPAWQRFWVLFGGVFFNFLLAILIYAGILFTWGEEYIKTKDVTTGVAVNDLGREMGFRNGDKIVAFDGVPTDNFANLRADLIHRQATEATVVRGDKKVTVNIDPDYIPAILNSPDLFEYGIPFIVGNIPDTSQNIHSGLKVGDMIIAVDSAKTQMFTDVKEYLEKHKGDTVKATVVRNIAEAKNTIVPAETLQIPLAVNKRGAICVNLGGDVTKYYKVTKKTYSLVSSVPAAFSKASTGISNYWKELKLIFTPKTEAYKSVGSFIAIGQIFPGYWDWHAFWSITAFLSIMLAVLNILPIPALDGGHILFTFYEIVTGRKPSDKFLMAAQVVGMVLLIALMVLAFGNDIARLFR
- a CDS encoding DUF4837 family protein yields the protein MNKVKLIIMTIAAAIICSCGDNGMHLKKTITGKAGEIVVVVDKANWEAEPGTAVRNLLAADYPMLPQKEPSFNLVNIQKSSFTDLFQSHRNIIILDINSGLKENQIQLRNDIWATPQIVIYVHARSSVECADLINKNAELIYNAIDQAERDRIIRNSKRYEETSIRKAVAEKFGGSPYFPNGYSIKKATDNFMWISYETTYINQYFLIYKLPFDGKAFPSLDSLMSKENLVLKKNVPGPQDNSYMIIAPEKTPVLNWYKYKNESFAEMRGLWEVENDFMGGPFVEHIFYTKDGKNLLVVMGFVYAPRYNKRNYLRQVEAIIYSFDWQENFQNK
- the radC gene encoding DNA repair protein RadC, with amino-acid sequence MTENLTITKWDESERPREKFLAKGGENLSIAELIAIVIRSGSRSENAVDLARKILNAADNNLNVLRKFTFEDYRKFGGMGQGKALAMMALFEIAKRMAVEQAPPITQIYSSESAAKLMSPLLKDLNHEECWILYLNRGNRMIAKEKLTSGGVSSTVLDVKMIIKNAMAKLSNSIILVHNHPSGSKMPGDQDKLQTRRLKTAAEMCDISLLDHIIIAGDQYYSFADDGCI
- the upp gene encoding uracil phosphoribosyltransferase — encoded protein: MKIVNLGEENTIVNQYLSEIRDKVAQKNRMQFRNNLERIGECVAYEIGKTLQYKEKDITTPLGIAQCKVLDSQLVVASIMRAGLPLHNGILKVLDTADNAFIAAFRKYGKDNKFSIHADYTSCPPMEGKTLILADCMLATGSSIMLAYNQLCENGEPEYTHIVTVVASKAAVANLSKQLPHKKVTLWVGAVDEELTNKAYIIPGLGDAGDLAYGEKKEII
- a CDS encoding amidohydrolase yields the protein MKQSVDLIGYNGTIYTVDSSFDKAEAFAVDDGKFLAVGDNKSILGAYKSRHMIDFKGGAVYPGFNDAHCHLFEMGKDLWYCDLRGSKSFDEVIGRLQEFYAQHPDRKFIIGSGWDQGLWPGKKFPTNEKLNAAFPKIPVVLSRIDFHAVVANQAAIDELGLKPDDANLNLKEAQIVNGKFTGIFMENLCVEFKDKVAKYSRKDLEEIMLNAQAECFKNGLTSVCDAEDEYPTIMLMDSLVKKKQLTLKIDAWPLPTEENFKNITKPFKHKNLTVGTFKLYRDGALGSRGALLLAPYSDDPANSGLEYYPLADYIKYCNWCHEHGFRVATHCIGDKANRQALDVYASILKGKNNLGWRIEHAQIIDDKDINKFKEYSIIPSVQPTHCTSDMMWAKERLGERIREGYRYQDLLNQLGWIPAGTDFPIESVNPIYTFFAAVYRKNLDFRPEGGFQMENALTKEEALSSMTIWGAKSTFEDKIKGSIVPGKEADFVTTDKDFMKVPEKQVPATKVTGTWLNGKKVF
- the rpoN gene encoding RNA polymerase factor sigma-54 gives rise to the protein MLKQGLQQKMQQRLSPLQIQTIKLLELPSIELEQRIKKEIEENPVLDDGPAESSNDDDSQDDASEEQKPKQVSLSEYNGDDTPGYKLYVNNRGKDEKPQYNTFSVKESFQQSLVQQLGYRHMDERQRQIAVFIIGMLDDDGYLRRTPDALSDDIALRLNIETTPAEIEKILTGTIQEFDPVGVGARDLRECLLLQIQAREERTPAVENAQTILKDFFEEFTKKHYPKIISKMGITQDDLKDAIGEIVKLNPRPGGQIDDSYVEQAQQVVPDFVLENNDGKLSVTLPKFNVPELRVNKRYADLLSKAADRSNREGKEAASFVKQKLDSAKWFIEAIKQRQNTLQNTMNAIVEFQKDYFADGDETKLKPMVLKNIAEKTGLDISTISRVVNCKYIQTSFGIIPLKYFFSEGLMTESGEEVSTREIKKILQQSVESENKTKPLTDEELVEVLKSKGYLVARRTVAKYREQLDIPIARLRKEL